AACGCACCCCCGCCTGCACCGTGATCGCCTGCTGCGCTGTCGTTCCTGCAGGAGCTCCCTGGGGCAGGAAGGCCTCGTGCACCTGGATGCCGCGCATCGGCTGGGTCCAGAGCAGCAGCGAATCGGGCGCGCAGTTGCGGCCCAGGTAGTCGTGGCCAGCTCCTTTCACGACCAGGCGGAGCCGATGCTGCTGGGCAAAGCGCACCCCAGCGGCCAGGTCTTCAGCGGACTCCGCTGCGATCGCCCGGCTGCTGGCGGCGGCCTGCCAGCCCCCCAGCCAGCCGGTGGATTGCAGGCCCATCGGCTGGTCCTGGATCCAGAAGGGATTGCGCAGCTTCTGCAGCACGCCGGCGCTGGCGTTGCTCCAGGGCAGTTGCGGTGTCAGCAGCCGGCCTTGGAGTTGCTGTTCCAGGGCCGCCCAGGCCTGACGGCTTGGGGCGCTGCCAGCTCTGGCGCCCTTCGGCAATAGCGGGCCGGCCCCTGCCGTGGCGATGCCGGCCCCGAGCATCCGCAGCAGGGCCCGCCGCGACCAACGCCCTTGACTCGTCATCGCGCCAGCGCCCCAGAACCTGCCTTCAGTGTTGGCAGCCAGGGCCCGGTTGTCAGCCATCAGCACAGGCGGATGGCTTGTTTGGATCAGGAGTTGATCTGCCCTTTGGCCACCAGCTTTTGCCGTAGTTGATCAGCTACCTCCGGGTTAGCTTCAGCCCAGGCCACCAGTTTGCGGTCGTTCAGGTAGGCCTCCCAGGTCGGTGTTTCGTTCGATCGTTTGGAGGCGTTCTGAGCTGTAAACGATGGCGCTGTGGTTTTCGTTGCTGGCTTCATCGGCGTTGCCGAGGCGACTGCGCCATTCATGCCGAGACGTGTCGGCAATCCATCCGTCGAGGTTGCCTTGCCTTGGCTGTAAGCCGCGTAAGCCACCTCCAGCTCGTCGGCGGTGCGTTCCTCACCCATCGAAAGGCCGGTCACCGCTGGCAGGGCTGTGCGCAATCGGTTCGCCGGTTTCTTATTGATGAAGCGGAAGGAGTTTGAGATCTTCTCTCCTTTTTTGTTGTATCCAACAACGGTGAAGTACCCCTCGAATTCCTTGCCGGCGCCGGAGCCGGCCATCGCTCCTCCGATCAGGCCACCGAGCAGACCGATCGGCCCCAGCAGTAAAGCTCCCCCGACGGCACCTGCTGTTGCTCCGCCCAGGCCTCCGGCCACGCCTTTGCCGCCGTGGTAGCCGCTGTCGGTGCCCACTGTCCATTTCGACACCAGTTCACTGGGGATGAATCCACCGGGCCCCGAGATTCCGCGCCCATCAACACTGATGCTGCAACCGCTGTCGCCGCAGAGGGCGTTATAGGTCTCGGCCTGAACGGGGTTCGTCATCAGGGTGAGGTTGCTGATGCCGGCCACCGCAATGCTGCTGGCCATCAGGAGAGCCTTGAATCGATGCATTGAAAAGATGAAAGAGAGTTGACGTGTCGGCCCTTGAGGCACGCGAGCAGCTTCCTGGGATTGTTCTGATCACGACTCCCTCATCTGAGGGATGGTCTCGCCCCGATGACTCCCCCAACTGAGGGATGTGATTCTTCTGCTGTTGGGGCTCAATAAAGAAGCGCGCCATTGCTTCCTATGCCCCCGGTTTACGACTTGATCCTTCAGCGCAAGGGCGAGCTGCAGACCGAAACGGTGCAGGTTGCCGATGCCGCCCAGGCCTGGCGATTGGGGCGTGAGCGCTATCCCAACTGCATCCGTGGCGTTGTTCGTCGGGATAGCTCTGCAGCTGAGCCATCCAAACGCCGCTAAAAGGTGGTTATCTGAATGTTTTGGGATGGAGCTGCGGCTTGAGTCGCGCGCGTTAAGCGAAGCCATCGAAGCGACGGCGCAGTTCTTTCAGAACCAGCGGGTGGTGGTCTGCTGCGGTGACCGTCTCACCCTCACCTGTCTCTGCCTGGCGGAGCCGATTCGCCGTGCCGTGGTGGGCGCCGCCACCACCGAGGAGGAGGGCTTCGAGTTGGTGCTGCGCACCCGGCCGAGCCTGCTGATCTGCAGTGCGGATCTCGAAACCGGCTACGGCATGAATCTGCTGCGGCGGGTGAAGGCGGAGCTGCCCACCTGTCAGCTCCTGATCGTGCTGGTGCGCGAAACCCAGGCCGTGGTGCAGGAGGCGATGGAGGCCTATGCCGACGCCGTGATCTTCAAATCAAGCCTTGGCACAGGAAAGGGTGATTTCGTTCAAGCACTCCACACCCTCGCTGAAGGAGGCGTGTACTTCCCTGAGGAGATTCGTAGCCTTGGCGCGGCCCAGGCGCCGAACCCGAATCTGCCCGCGTTGATTGAAGACCTCACCGAGCGGGAGCTGGAGGTGGTGGCGGGGGTGGCCCGAGGTCTCACCAACCAGGGGGTTGGCAGCAGCCTCGGCATCTCGGTGGAAACGGTGAAGACCCATGTGATGAATGCCAAAGACAAACTTGGTGCTGCTGATCGCACCCAGCTGGCGGTGATGGCACTGCTTTATGGCTTGATCGATCCCCTCGGCTGATTCACTTGCTTC
Above is a genomic segment from Synechococcus sp. UW69 containing:
- a CDS encoding response regulator transcription factor, which gives rise to MELRLESRALSEAIEATAQFFQNQRVVVCCGDRLTLTCLCLAEPIRRAVVGAATTEEEGFELVLRTRPSLLICSADLETGYGMNLLRRVKAELPTCQLLIVLVRETQAVVQEAMEAYADAVIFKSSLGTGKGDFVQALHTLAEGGVYFPEEIRSLGAAQAPNPNLPALIEDLTERELEVVAGVARGLTNQGVGSSLGISVETVKTHVMNAKDKLGAADRTQLAVMALLYGLIDPLG